A genomic segment from Gemmatimonadaceae bacterium encodes:
- a CDS encoding amino acid permease, giving the protein MTGSTERSALPRRLGFWSAVAVLVGSTIGSGIFRSPAGIADRLPGPLPLAGVWVTGGLFALCGALTLAEVGSAFPETGGVYVFIREGFGRMPAFLFGWSELTVIRAASLGAIAITFAEYALRVAGYNPALAPYDAYAHYLAAAAIALLGTVNIVGVRWSALVLNATTLAKYGGLLFIILFALAIGLPHTGGYYTPVAPAGSFTLPAFGLALVSTLWAYDGWADLSFVAGEVRDPQRNVPRALITGTLAVIGIYLLANIAYLAVMPVSEVRQSPLVAADVAQRLIGQPGVVFVGVTVMLSTFGTLTGSLLTAPRIFFAMAEDGLFFRRVAAVHHRFETPYVAIGLSSLLGIIFVLLRSFEQLADTFVTAIVPFYALGVASVFVLRRRAGYQPPFRVPGYPVVPALFVLSTVYLLVNALWSPSSRWATAAVLGVVVAGIPVYYASVGRRRG; this is encoded by the coding sequence ATGACCGGATCCACGGAACGCAGCGCGCTACCGAGGCGGTTGGGCTTCTGGAGCGCCGTCGCGGTTCTCGTGGGTTCGACAATCGGGTCGGGCATCTTCCGCTCGCCGGCCGGCATCGCCGACCGGCTTCCCGGCCCGTTGCCATTGGCCGGCGTGTGGGTCACGGGCGGCCTGTTTGCGCTGTGCGGCGCGCTCACGCTGGCCGAAGTCGGATCGGCCTTTCCCGAGACCGGCGGCGTGTACGTGTTCATCCGCGAGGGGTTCGGGCGCATGCCGGCCTTTCTGTTCGGATGGTCCGAGCTGACGGTCATCCGCGCCGCGTCGCTCGGCGCCATCGCCATCACCTTCGCCGAGTACGCCCTGCGCGTGGCAGGGTACAATCCGGCGCTCGCGCCGTACGACGCGTACGCCCACTACCTGGCAGCGGCGGCCATCGCGCTGCTCGGCACGGTGAACATCGTCGGGGTCAGGTGGAGCGCGCTGGTACTCAACGCGACCACGCTGGCCAAGTACGGCGGGTTGCTCTTCATCATCCTGTTCGCGCTCGCCATCGGGCTACCGCACACCGGCGGCTACTATACGCCGGTGGCGCCTGCGGGGAGCTTCACGCTGCCGGCGTTCGGGCTCGCGCTCGTATCGACGCTCTGGGCGTATGACGGTTGGGCCGATCTGAGCTTCGTGGCCGGCGAGGTCCGCGATCCGCAACGCAACGTGCCGCGTGCGCTCATCACGGGCACGCTCGCCGTGATCGGCATCTACCTCCTGGCCAACATCGCGTACCTGGCGGTCATGCCGGTGAGCGAGGTGCGGCAGTCGCCGCTGGTCGCGGCCGACGTGGCCCAGCGCCTGATCGGCCAGCCCGGCGTGGTGTTCGTGGGCGTCACGGTGATGCTCTCCACCTTCGGTACCCTCACCGGCTCGCTGCTCACCGCGCCGCGCATCTTCTTCGCGATGGCCGAGGACGGGCTCTTCTTCCGTCGCGTGGCGGCGGTGCACCACAGGTTCGAGACGCCCTACGTCGCCATCGGACTGAGCAGCCTGCTCGGCATCATCTTCGTATTGCTGCGGAGCTTCGAGCAGCTGGCCGACACGTTCGTCACCGCAATCGTGCCGTTCTACGCGCTGGGCGTGGCCTCGGTGTTCGTCTTGCGGCGGCGCGCCGGCTACCAGCCGCCGTTCCGCGTGCCGGGCTATCCCGTGGTGCCCGCGCTGTTCGTGCTCTCGACGGTCTACCTGCTCGTCAATGCCCTCTGGTCGCCGTCCAGCCGGTGGGCCACGGCCGCCGTGCTCGGTGTGGTCGTGGCGGGTATCCCGGTGTACTACGCCTCCGTCGGTCGGCGGCGAGGGTAG
- a CDS encoding NAD(P)H-hydrate dehydratase produces the protein MTDPRLLVRVVTAAQAAARDAAAIAAGTPSAALMDRAGTATAHEIQRRFGPLVGRRVLVCCGPGNNGGDGWVVARVLAAGGIEVDVCEAAPGRSHDAIAARARARTEGGRTLHEVAVDAARTAAYDVVIDALLGTGSSGAPRGAIAEVAAIVTAQRARGARVAAVDLPTGLDATTGDATHALIADLTLTYGSVKRGQLVSRGVCGDLVVLDIGLGAHAALGDDAPLLVDEPWVAAQVPVIHADAHKGTRCKVAVIGGGEGMSGAVILAARAALRAGAGLVKVIADASSLDAVRRAEAAVLSAGWPATGDDVEREITGWADAVAVGPGLGHTPRSRALVHRVLTDWRGPVVLDADALNVFAGALDALAALLGGRNAVLTPHPAEFARLTGTTVPEVLDHRFDIGRRLAVRLGATVLLKGTPTVIFASDGAARFVSAAGTPVLATGGSGDVLTGITVTLLAQMGASAPAAACAAWVHGRAAELVQLGPAHGEAPFDADLDEPLDDGDDRSGVRVAGARVPPRRDARGLILDDVVAALPDAWRLSSAAPRPPVLVELPAVEHRA, from the coding sequence ATGACCGATCCCCGCCTTCTCGTTCGTGTAGTCACTGCCGCGCAGGCCGCGGCGCGCGATGCGGCGGCCATCGCGGCGGGCACTCCGTCGGCCGCGCTCATGGACCGCGCCGGCACGGCCACGGCGCACGAGATCCAACGCCGCTTCGGCCCGCTCGTCGGACGGCGCGTGCTCGTATGCTGTGGGCCGGGCAACAACGGGGGCGACGGCTGGGTGGTGGCGCGGGTGCTGGCCGCCGGCGGCATCGAGGTGGATGTCTGCGAGGCGGCGCCCGGCAGATCGCATGACGCGATCGCCGCCCGCGCCCGAGCGCGCACGGAGGGTGGACGCACGCTGCACGAGGTCGCCGTCGACGCGGCGCGCACCGCGGCGTATGACGTGGTGATCGATGCGCTGCTCGGCACGGGTTCGTCGGGTGCGCCGCGCGGCGCGATCGCCGAAGTGGCGGCGATCGTCACCGCGCAACGAGCGCGCGGCGCCAGGGTGGCCGCGGTGGACCTTCCCACCGGTCTCGACGCGACGACCGGCGACGCGACGCACGCCCTCATTGCCGATCTCACGCTCACGTACGGCAGCGTGAAACGCGGACAGCTCGTCTCGCGTGGCGTATGCGGCGACCTCGTGGTGCTCGACATCGGACTCGGGGCGCACGCGGCGCTCGGCGACGACGCGCCGCTGCTCGTGGACGAGCCCTGGGTGGCCGCGCAGGTTCCCGTGATCCACGCCGACGCGCACAAGGGTACGCGGTGCAAGGTGGCCGTGATCGGCGGCGGCGAGGGCATGTCGGGCGCGGTCATCCTGGCGGCGCGCGCGGCCCTCCGCGCAGGCGCCGGCCTCGTGAAGGTGATCGCCGATGCGTCGTCGCTCGACGCGGTGCGGCGCGCCGAGGCCGCCGTGCTCAGCGCCGGCTGGCCCGCGACGGGGGACGATGTGGAACGCGAGATCACCGGCTGGGCCGATGCGGTGGCGGTGGGGCCGGGCCTGGGGCACACACCGCGCTCGCGCGCCCTGGTGCATCGCGTGCTCACGGACTGGCGCGGTCCCGTGGTGCTCGATGCCGACGCGCTCAACGTATTCGCAGGAGCGCTCGATGCGCTGGCCGCGCTGCTCGGCGGCCGGAACGCCGTGCTCACCCCCCACCCGGCGGAGTTCGCCCGTCTCACCGGTACCACGGTACCCGAAGTTCTCGACCACCGCTTCGATATCGGACGCCGCCTCGCCGTGCGGCTGGGCGCCACCGTGCTCCTCAAGGGCACGCCCACGGTGATCTTCGCATCGGATGGCGCCGCGCGCTTCGTGAGCGCCGCGGGCACGCCCGTGCTCGCCACCGGCGGCAGCGGCGACGTGCTCACCGGCATCACCGTGACCTTGCTCGCCCAGATGGGCGCGTCCGCGCCGGCCGCCGCCTGCGCCGCCTGGGTGCACGGCCGCGCCGCCGAACTGGTGCAACTCGGTCCCGCACACGGCGAGGCACCGTTCGACGCCGACCTGGACGAACCGCTCGATGACGGCGACGATCGCTCCGGTGTGCGCGTTGCGGGGGCGCGGGTGCCGCCGCGGCGCGACGCGCGCGGCCTCATTCTCGACGACGTCGTGGCGGCGCTCCCCGACGCCTGGCGGTTGAGCAGTGCCGCACCCCGGCCGCCGGTGCTCGTGGAGTTGCCGGCGGTGGAGCACCGCGCGTGA
- a CDS encoding universal stress protein yields the protein MTTASESRRKFSVLLLASDGSPAMDATIHIVRLIAQRDGAQIRVVTAVEPMPFVTPEGNLPLVPEIETARHDELKRHVLDQLARGAPESASWSVEQIDGRPDATIARVAHEANADLIVLGLGEHGVIDRWFGGETALRVLRLAGVPVLAVAPAAEALPTRVVAAMDFSETSERALAAAMPLFGDGTKLALAHVVPRDISMGVWPAWDDAYENAVRASFRELRKRITIPSWVAAEDVILYGDPARELLAQAERTQADLIVTGTHGHGLVVRAVLGRVSTKLIRGARCSVFAVPPEARAG from the coding sequence ATGACCACTGCATCGGAGTCGCGCCGCAAGTTCTCGGTCTTGCTGTTGGCCAGCGATGGCTCGCCGGCCATGGACGCGACCATTCACATCGTGCGCCTCATCGCGCAACGGGACGGGGCGCAGATCCGCGTGGTCACGGCCGTCGAGCCGATGCCGTTCGTGACTCCCGAGGGCAACCTGCCCCTGGTGCCCGAGATCGAGACGGCGCGGCACGACGAGTTGAAACGGCACGTACTCGACCAACTGGCCCGCGGCGCTCCCGAATCGGCCTCCTGGTCGGTGGAGCAGATCGACGGGCGCCCCGACGCGACCATCGCCCGGGTGGCGCACGAAGCCAACGCCGATCTGATCGTGCTCGGCCTGGGTGAACACGGCGTGATCGACCGCTGGTTCGGCGGCGAGACCGCGCTGCGCGTGCTGCGCCTGGCCGGCGTTCCCGTGCTCGCCGTGGCGCCGGCGGCCGAGGCGCTTCCCACGCGCGTGGTGGCGGCGATGGATTTCAGCGAGACGAGCGAGCGGGCGTTGGCGGCCGCCATGCCCCTGTTCGGCGACGGGACCAAGCTTGCCCTGGCGCACGTGGTGCCGCGCGACATTTCCATGGGGGTGTGGCCGGCCTGGGACGACGCGTACGAGAACGCGGTGCGGGCCAGCTTCCGGGAGTTGCGCAAGCGTATTACGATTCCCTCATGGGTGGCGGCCGAGGATGTCATCCTCTATGGCGACCCGGCCCGGGAGCTGCTCGCCCAGGCCGAGCGGACGCAGGCCGATCTCATCGTCACCGGCACGCACGGCCACGGCCTCGTGGTCCGTGCCGTCCTGGGCCGCGTGTCGACCAAACTGATCAGGGGTGCGCGCTGCTCGGTGTTCGCAGTGCCGCCGGAGGCGCGTGCGGGCTGA
- the eno gene encoding phosphopyruvate hydratase, translating to MTNISHIHAREILDSRGNPTVEADVFLTNGIKGRAAVPSGASTGENEAVELRDGDAARYGGKGVLDAVRNVEETIGPALVGMDPTRQLEIDAAMLELDGTPNKANLGANAILAVSLATARAAAQLVNLPLYRYLGGPLARVMPVPMMNILNGGAHATNTVDFQEFMIVPVGAETFGEALRMGAEVFHALKKVLVKRKLSTGVGDEGGFAPDLKNDEEALRVVIEAIEAAGFAPGQEVALALDPAASEFYKDGVYTFKKSGGARKDAAAMVELYAGWLEEFPIISIEDGLAEDDWDGWHQLTEAIGERCQLVGDDIFCTNPELLSQGIERGVANSILIKVNQIGTLSETLETIDLARGAGYLSVISHRSGETEDTFIADLAVASGVGQIKTGSASRTDRIAKYNQLLRIEEELGGAAEFPGGALYGL from the coding sequence ATGACAAACATTTCGCACATCCACGCGCGCGAGATTCTCGACAGCCGCGGCAATCCCACCGTCGAAGCCGACGTCTTCCTCACCAACGGCATCAAAGGGCGCGCCGCCGTGCCCAGCGGCGCCAGCACCGGTGAAAACGAAGCCGTGGAACTGCGCGACGGCGATGCGGCGCGCTACGGCGGCAAGGGCGTGCTCGATGCCGTGCGCAACGTCGAGGAGACCATCGGCCCCGCGCTCGTCGGCATGGATCCCACGCGGCAACTCGAGATCGACGCGGCGATGCTGGAACTCGACGGCACACCGAACAAGGCCAACCTGGGGGCCAACGCCATTCTCGCCGTGTCGCTGGCCACCGCGCGGGCGGCGGCGCAACTGGTCAACCTGCCGCTCTACCGGTACCTGGGCGGCCCGCTTGCCCGTGTGATGCCCGTGCCGATGATGAACATCCTCAACGGTGGCGCCCACGCGACGAACACGGTGGATTTTCAGGAATTCATGATCGTCCCGGTAGGCGCCGAGACGTTCGGCGAGGCCCTGCGGATGGGGGCCGAGGTGTTCCACGCGCTCAAGAAGGTGCTCGTCAAGCGCAAGCTGTCCACCGGTGTGGGCGACGAGGGCGGCTTCGCTCCCGATCTCAAGAACGACGAGGAAGCGTTACGCGTGGTGATCGAAGCGATCGAAGCGGCCGGCTTCGCGCCGGGCCAGGAGGTCGCGCTCGCGCTCGATCCTGCTGCGAGCGAGTTCTACAAAGACGGCGTGTACACGTTCAAGAAGAGCGGCGGCGCGCGCAAGGACGCCGCGGCTATGGTAGAGCTGTACGCCGGCTGGCTGGAGGAATTCCCCATCATCTCGATCGAGGACGGGCTGGCGGAGGACGACTGGGACGGTTGGCACCAGCTCACCGAGGCGATCGGCGAACGGTGCCAGTTGGTTGGCGACGACATCTTCTGCACCAATCCGGAACTCCTCTCGCAAGGCATCGAGCGCGGCGTGGCCAATTCGATTCTCATCAAAGTGAACCAGATCGGCACGCTCAGCGAGACGCTCGAGACCATCGATCTGGCGCGCGGCGCGGGGTACCTGTCCGTGATCTCGCATCGCTCGGGCGAGACCGAAGACACGTTCATCGCCGATCTGGCCGTGGCGAGCGGCGTGGGACAGATCAAGACCGGATCGGCCAGCCGCACCGATCGCATTGCCAAGTACAACCAGTTGCTGCGCATCGAAGAGGAGTTGGGGGGCGCCGCCGAATTCCCGGGCGGAGCTCTCTACGGGCTGTGA
- a CDS encoding lysophospholipid acyltransferase family protein, translated as MRTVLTLVVVTLATCTLGPVVLVAGLLGVRDKRDGIYQRCMHLWARAACWAAGARVEVHDDAGAVGLEGVVYIVNHVSWFDVFALAATLPRYSFVAKSELRRIPLFGPAAAAAGIVFLERDNRKRAFESYKDAAAKVRDGRSVVVYPEGTRGYDYPLRPFKKGPFVLAIASEALIVPTVVYGAREVMGKGTFRIRPGVIHLHFLEPIPTAGLQYADRGDVMTRVWQRMDDALHTRYGVRPSDRAIAKANERPV; from the coding sequence ATGCGAACCGTTCTCACGTTGGTCGTCGTCACGCTGGCCACGTGCACGCTGGGTCCGGTGGTGCTGGTGGCGGGCCTGCTGGGGGTGCGCGACAAGCGCGACGGCATCTACCAGCGGTGTATGCATCTCTGGGCGCGCGCGGCCTGTTGGGCGGCCGGCGCGCGGGTGGAGGTGCACGACGATGCGGGTGCGGTCGGGTTGGAAGGGGTCGTGTACATCGTGAACCACGTGAGTTGGTTCGACGTATTCGCGCTTGCTGCCACGCTGCCGCGCTACAGCTTCGTGGCCAAGAGCGAGTTGCGCAGGATTCCGCTGTTCGGACCGGCGGCGGCCGCGGCCGGCATCGTCTTTCTGGAGCGGGACAACCGGAAGCGCGCGTTCGAATCGTACAAGGACGCCGCGGCGAAGGTGCGCGATGGGCGTTCGGTGGTGGTCTACCCCGAGGGCACCCGCGGATACGACTACCCGCTGCGACCGTTCAAGAAGGGGCCGTTCGTGCTGGCCATCGCGTCGGAGGCGCTCATCGTGCCGACGGTCGTGTACGGCGCTCGCGAGGTCATGGGCAAGGGCACCTTCCGCATCCGTCCGGGCGTGATTCACTTACATTTCCTGGAGCCGATCCCCACCGCGGGGCTGCAGTATGCGGACCGCGGCGATGTGATGACGCGCGTCTGGCAGCGCATGGACGACGCGTTGCATACGCGATACGGGGTGCGGCCGTCCGATCGTGCCATCGCCAAAGCCAACGAACGTCCTGTCTGA
- a CDS encoding Glu/Leu/Phe/Val dehydrogenase has translation MKLFDTIAGMGHEQLVLCQDAASGYRGIIAIHSTTLGPALGGTRFWSYASDDDAIVDALRLARGMTYKNAVAGLNLGGGKSVIIGDNKTASREMLFRAHGRFVESMGGRYITAEDVGTSTADMDFVHMETDYVTGLAGRSGDPSPVTAHGVFRSIQAAAKEKWGSDDLSGKTVSVQGCGHVGYYVSKELHEAGAKLIVTDIDAERVKRVVGEFGARGVDLNDIYSAQADIFAPCALGAVINDKTIPQLKVEIVAGAANNQLLEEEKHGTALEKKGILYAPDYVANAGGVINVYSELAGWTPERAFRKADEIYDTVLRVFHIAKHDKVPTYEAADRLAEIRIRAVGSMIRTWPQWPNK, from the coding sequence ATGAAACTCTTCGACACGATCGCCGGCATGGGTCACGAACAGCTCGTGCTCTGCCAGGACGCGGCCTCGGGATACCGCGGCATCATCGCCATTCACAGCACGACCCTCGGGCCCGCCCTCGGCGGCACGCGGTTCTGGAGCTACGCGTCCGACGACGACGCGATTGTCGACGCCCTGCGCCTGGCTCGAGGTATGACGTACAAGAACGCCGTGGCCGGTCTCAATCTGGGGGGCGGCAAGTCCGTGATCATCGGCGACAACAAGACGGCCAGCCGGGAGATGCTGTTCCGCGCCCACGGTCGATTCGTGGAGTCGATGGGCGGGCGCTACATCACCGCCGAGGACGTCGGCACGAGCACCGCCGACATGGACTTCGTGCACATGGAGACCGACTACGTGACGGGCCTCGCCGGCCGGTCGGGCGATCCCAGCCCGGTGACGGCGCACGGCGTGTTCCGTTCCATCCAGGCGGCTGCCAAGGAGAAGTGGGGCTCGGACGACCTGAGCGGCAAGACGGTGTCGGTGCAGGGCTGCGGCCACGTCGGCTATTACGTGTCCAAGGAGTTGCACGAGGCCGGGGCCAAGCTCATCGTCACGGACATCGACGCCGAACGCGTGAAGCGTGTGGTCGGCGAATTCGGCGCGCGGGGGGTGGATCTGAACGACATTTACTCGGCCCAGGCCGACATCTTCGCGCCGTGTGCGCTGGGCGCGGTGATCAACGACAAGACGATCCCCCAGCTCAAGGTCGAGATCGTGGCCGGCGCCGCCAACAACCAGCTGCTCGAGGAAGAGAAGCACGGCACGGCGCTGGAGAAGAAGGGCATTCTCTACGCGCCCGACTACGTGGCCAATGCCGGCGGCGTGATCAACGTGTACAGCGAACTCGCCGGCTGGACCCCGGAACGCGCCTTCCGCAAGGCTGACGAGATCTACGATACCGTGCTCCGGGTGTTCCACATCGCCAAGCACGACAAGGTGCCGACGTACGAGGCCGCCGACCGGTTGGCCGAGATCCGCATCCGGGCCGTGGGCTCGATGATCCGCACGTGGCCCCAATGGCCCAATAAGTAA
- the rpiB gene encoding ribose 5-phosphate isomerase B yields MTDANRIAIAADHAGFELKEKLEAVLAGLGYVVDDLGTDSAASTDYADFAHPLAARVSEGRVARGVLLCGTGLGMSYVANRYQGVRAAVSWSPEIAELARRHNDANVLVLPARFVDDDAAVAILRTWLDTPFEGGRHHRRVVKIERGSPEGGTTP; encoded by the coding sequence ATGACCGACGCCAACCGGATCGCCATCGCCGCCGATCACGCCGGCTTCGAGCTGAAGGAGAAGCTCGAAGCCGTGCTCGCCGGCCTCGGCTACGTGGTGGACGACCTGGGTACCGATTCCGCGGCGTCCACGGACTACGCCGATTTCGCGCATCCGCTGGCGGCGCGGGTGTCCGAGGGACGGGTGGCGCGGGGCGTGTTGCTCTGCGGCACCGGCCTGGGCATGAGCTATGTGGCCAATCGCTACCAGGGCGTGCGGGCTGCCGTCAGCTGGTCACCCGAAATCGCCGAACTGGCGCGGCGCCACAACGACGCCAACGTGCTCGTGCTGCCGGCGCGGTTCGTGGACGACGACGCAGCGGTGGCGATCCTCAGAACCTGGCTCGATACCCCGTTCGAGGGCGGCCGCCACCACCGGCGCGTCGTCAAGATCGAACGGGGCTCACCCGAAGGTGGAACCACACCATGA
- a CDS encoding Minf_1886 family protein codes for MAELTFRDGIMDRILLYERRFDERAYLFVLAALEYCQQRLSERRHITGRELSWACRDLALDRFGVMARPVLEHWGVRTSSDIGDVVFTLVDLGFLLSQPSDTRDEFAGAFDFDEAFERAYPWCGAIPA; via the coding sequence GTGGCTGAACTGACCTTTCGCGACGGCATCATGGACCGCATCCTGCTCTATGAGCGGCGGTTCGACGAGCGAGCATACCTCTTCGTGCTCGCGGCGCTCGAGTATTGCCAGCAACGGCTGTCGGAGCGACGCCATATCACGGGGCGCGAGTTGTCCTGGGCCTGCCGTGACCTGGCGCTCGATCGGTTCGGCGTGATGGCGCGTCCAGTGCTGGAACACTGGGGCGTGCGCACGAGCAGCGACATCGGCGACGTCGTGTTCACGCTCGTCGACCTCGGCTTCCTGCTCAGCCAGCCCAGTGACACGCGCGACGAATTCGCGGGCGCCTTCGACTTCGATGAGGCGTTCGAACGCGCCTACCCGTGGTGCGGGGCGATTCCCGCATGA
- the thiL gene encoding thiamine-phosphate kinase, which produces MSNPGHTGMGPGAEFDAIRRLLEQWGPHSAGAGDDAAVLDVPPGEHLIASVDTAVEGVHFRRGWLTPAEIGYRAVTAALSDLAAMAAQPLGVLTAIVLPEPWRDKLSEIAEGIGVAVSNAETKVLGGNLSAGAEFSITTTVLGHAGAVLRRDAVRPGDTLYLTGRVGAVGAALSAFLAGRAPSPEQRERFARPVARIAEARWMAAAGATAAIDISDGLAADAGHLAAASGVGIELELGAVPVGAGVSPRDALASGEEYELLVAAPQGLDSTAFASLFGLPLTAVGRAVADHPGIVEVRDAGRRVAAGRGHDHLSV; this is translated from the coding sequence GTGAGCAATCCGGGACACACCGGCATGGGGCCGGGCGCGGAGTTCGACGCCATCCGCCGGCTCCTCGAGCAGTGGGGCCCGCACAGCGCCGGCGCCGGCGACGACGCGGCCGTGCTCGACGTTCCGCCGGGCGAGCATCTCATCGCGAGCGTCGACACCGCGGTCGAGGGGGTGCACTTTCGCCGCGGCTGGCTCACCCCCGCCGAGATCGGCTATCGCGCCGTGACGGCCGCGCTCAGCGATCTCGCCGCCATGGCTGCGCAGCCGTTGGGCGTGCTCACCGCCATCGTGCTCCCCGAGCCGTGGCGCGACAAGCTCTCCGAGATCGCCGAGGGCATCGGCGTCGCCGTATCGAATGCCGAGACGAAGGTTCTGGGTGGTAACCTTTCGGCGGGCGCCGAGTTCAGCATCACGACCACGGTGCTCGGCCACGCGGGCGCCGTGTTGCGCCGCGATGCCGTGCGGCCGGGCGATACGCTCTACCTGACCGGTCGTGTGGGGGCAGTGGGGGCCGCGCTCTCCGCGTTCCTCGCCGGCCGCGCGCCGTCCCCCGAGCAGCGCGAGCGGTTCGCTCGCCCGGTGGCCCGGATTGCCGAGGCACGCTGGATGGCGGCCGCGGGCGCCACGGCGGCCATCGATATTTCCGACGGCCTGGCGGCCGACGCCGGGCATCTCGCCGCCGCGAGCGGCGTGGGCATCGAACTCGAGTTGGGAGCCGTGCCGGTGGGTGCCGGTGTTTCGCCGCGCGACGCACTGGCCAGTGGAGAGGAGTACGAACTGCTGGTGGCCGCGCCCCAGGGGCTCGACTCGACGGCGTTCGCGTCGCTGTTCGGCCTGCCGTTGACGGCCGTGGGCCGCGCTGTGGCCGACCATCCCGGCATCGTGGAGGTGCGGGACGCGGGACGTCGCGTTGCGGCGGGCCGCGGCCACGATCACCTTTCGGTCTGA
- the glyA gene encoding serine hydroxymethyltransferase — protein MNDWVDWDRCPPGGALRIADPDIAGLIMQEIARQNDGLELIASENFVSPAVLEAMGSPLTNKYAEGLPGKRYYGGCEVVDQVEQLAIDRAKQLFGAEHANVQPHAGAQANMAVFMAVLKPGDTFLGMALSNGGHLTHGSPVNFSGLLYNAVSYGVTEEGLIDYDDMRAKARAHKPRLIIAGYSAYSRIVDFAAFADIAREVGALLMVDMAHFAGLVAAGVYPSPVPHADFVTSTTHKTLRGPRGGLILCRAEHAKAVDKAVFPGTQGGPLEHVIAAKAVAFKEALDPSFKTYCRQVVRNAQALAAALLARGFQIVSGGTDNHLMLVDLRNRGDTLTGKVAESALNAAGITVNKNTVPRETQSPFVTSGIRIGTSAVTTRGMKEPEMVRIAELIDRVLRAPGDAATADVVRAEVHALAGAFPLYPAPDVPVLA, from the coding sequence ATGAATGACTGGGTCGATTGGGACCGCTGTCCGCCGGGCGGAGCGCTACGCATTGCCGATCCCGACATCGCCGGCCTCATCATGCAGGAGATCGCACGGCAGAACGACGGCCTCGAACTGATCGCCAGCGAGAACTTCGTCTCGCCAGCCGTGCTCGAGGCGATGGGCTCTCCGCTCACCAACAAATACGCCGAAGGGCTGCCCGGCAAGCGCTACTACGGCGGGTGCGAAGTCGTGGACCAGGTGGAACAGCTGGCCATCGACCGCGCCAAGCAGCTGTTCGGCGCCGAGCACGCCAACGTGCAGCCGCACGCCGGCGCCCAGGCCAACATGGCGGTGTTCATGGCCGTCCTCAAGCCCGGCGACACGTTCCTCGGCATGGCGCTCTCCAACGGCGGCCACCTCACCCACGGGTCGCCGGTGAACTTCTCGGGGCTGCTCTACAACGCCGTGTCGTACGGCGTGACCGAGGAGGGCCTGATCGACTACGACGACATGCGCGCCAAGGCCCGCGCGCATAAACCGCGTCTGATCATCGCCGGGTACAGCGCGTACTCGCGGATCGTGGACTTCGCGGCGTTCGCCGACATCGCGCGCGAGGTGGGCGCCCTGTTGATGGTCGACATGGCCCACTTCGCGGGCCTCGTTGCCGCCGGGGTGTACCCGTCGCCGGTGCCGCACGCGGATTTCGTCACCAGCACCACGCACAAGACGCTGCGCGGCCCGCGCGGCGGACTCATCTTGTGCCGGGCCGAGCACGCCAAGGCGGTCGACAAGGCCGTCTTCCCCGGCACGCAGGGCGGACCGCTCGAACATGTGATCGCCGCCAAGGCGGTGGCGTTCAAAGAAGCGCTCGACCCGTCGTTCAAGACCTACTGCCGGCAGGTCGTGCGCAACGCCCAGGCGCTGGCTGCCGCGCTCCTCGCCCGTGGCTTCCAGATCGTGTCGGGCGGCACCGACAACCATCTGATGCTCGTGGACCTGCGCAATCGCGGCGATACGCTCACCGGCAAGGTGGCCGAGTCGGCGCTCAACGCCGCCGGCATCACGGTGAACAAGAACACGGTGCCCCGCGAAACGCAGTCGCCGTTCGTGACCAGCGGCATCCGCATCGGCACCAGTGCCGTCACCACGCGCGGCATGAAGGAACCGGAGATGGTACGCATCGCCGAGCTGATCGACCGCGTGCTGCGCGCGCCCGGCGATGCGGCCACCGCCGACGTCGTGCGCGCCGAGGTGCACGCCCTGGCCGGCGCCTTCCCGCTCTATCCGGCGCCGGACGTCCCCGTGCTGGCATGA